The DNA segment CCTCAGTTTGGCCACAACACTAACTCCAAGGTTGGTGGTTTCCTACCAGTTCCCTCCCTGCTCCTGCAAACAGGAGCAGTTGGCTTCTCATTCACTGTAAGCCATTAAACATGGTTCACCATGACGTGCAAATCAGCCCACAGTTCAacgctctagccactacaccacactggtaatGCCTGCCAGTACTTGTAGCATCTGCTTTCTGCTCCTGAGGAGACACAAAAATTGGACAGAAACTGATCTTAGCCTGAGGAAGGATAATTCACTAAACATGAGCTGGTCCAATCAGGCTGAGGATGGGGCGCTGACTGGTTCTTCACCTGCTCTGTTCCTTCAGGCAGCTGCTGGACTTTTGACCTATAGAATAAGCAAACCAGTCAGTCAGGTGGGCCTGCAGCACCACCCAGTGGATTGCCTGGAGCCAAGCAACTGGGGCGCCAGAGCCCTTTGGCAGGGAGCTGGTGCTGGACCAGCACTGCAGGGCTTCAAGGTGGCTCTCTCCATTCCTGAAACTGGCACCCACCGTGTGGCCTCACTGGGGCTTCTGGCTGCATGTGGCCTCTGCTGGCTTGCTGATTAATTCAGTCACTGGCAGTATTGCGACACAGCTGTTCAGGGCCAGAACCCTCCAACAAGGTGGCCTACATACAAAGTCAAAATATAACCCTAACCCACGGGAAGGGGGACATTCCCCAAGGGAGGCCTCTTCTGCAACGGAAAGGCTCCTGCTTGCTTGTTCTCTCTGCTGTAGCTGCCGGCCCTTCAAGGGCCCTCCGGAGAGCCTCCAGGGGCCTGTCCGTGAGGCAGATCCCGGTCCAAATTCTGCTGGCAAAGGGCGAAGGCATGCTGGACCTGGGGACTGCAGGGCAGGCTTGTTGGGGAGAGGGGCAGAATCCAGGGTAGACTGAACAGAAGCCCTATTCACACAACTTATTTGCaagaaataagaaataagaaattgcaagaaagcagagagtaggaataaacggacagttctcccaatggagggctgtagaaagtggagtccctcaaggatcggtattgggacctgtacttttcaacttgttcattaatgacctagaattaggagtgagcagtgaagtgcccaagtttgctgatgacactaaattgttcagggttgttaaaacaaaaagggattgcgaagagttccaaaaagacctctccaaactgagtgaatgggcagaaaaatggcaaatgcaattcaatataaacaagtgtaaaattatgcatattggagcaaaaaatcttaatttcacatatacgctcatggggtctgaactggcggtgaccgaccaggagagaaacctcggggttgtagtggacagcacgatgaaaatgtcgacccagtgtgcggcagctgtgaaaaaggcaaattccatgctagcgataattaggaaaggtattgaaaataaaacagccgatatcataatgccattgtataaatctatggtgcggccgcatttggaatactgtgtacagttctggtcgcctcatctcaaaaaggatattatagagttggaaaaggttcagaagagggcaaccagaatgatcaaggggatggagcgactcccttacgaggaaaggttgcagcatttggggctttttagtttagagaaaaggcgggtcagaggagacatgatagaagtgtataaaattatgcatggcattgagaaagtggatagagaaaagttcttctccctctctcataatactagaactcgtggacattcaaagaagctgaatgttggaagattcaggacagacaaaaggaagtacttctttactcagcgcatagttaaactatggaatttgctcccacaagatgcagtaatggccaccagcttggacggctttaaaagaagattagacaaattcatggaggacagggctatcaatggctactagccatgatggctgtgctctgccaccctagtcagaggcagcatgcttctgaaaaccagttgccggaagcctcaggaggggagagtgttcttgcactcgggtcctgcttgcgggcttcccccaggcccctggttggccactgtgagaacaggatgctggactagatgggccactggcctgatccagcaggctcttcttatgttcttatgttcttaagggatgAGTGTTGAGGAAACTCTGTCTAGTGGGGAGGGACACAGTGGGCGCTTATGGGGTGGCCTCTGTGCTGAGGTTAGGATGGCCTTGGGGGGAGGGTCAGGGGGCACAGTGTgatcccccctcccaagctggGTACCTCATCTGCAGAGGGCGAGGCAGAGACACTCTTGTTCCCCTTCTAAAAGTGGGGGGATTCAGGTTGGCATGTGGCCAGTTCTGAGCCGGGGGGGCTCTCAGGGCTGGATGGCAAGGCTGGGGTCGGGTTTCTTGTCAAACTGGGCACCAGGCAGGTTGCAATCTGTGCCCAGTCCAAGAAGTCTCTGGAAACTACTTTTTCTTCCCTGGGAGAGGCAGCTGTTCTGTTGATTGTCAGCCCTGGCCTTGCGGTGGCTGGGAGGCCAACCCTACCGCTGTCTGCCTGCAGCTAGTGGGCGTACAGCCAGTCGGCCAAGGCTGTGGGCAAGTGGGTCATGGCCTGCAGCCGGACCCACCAGTAGGCCTCCATGGGGTTGTAGCGGGTGCAAGGGTGTCGGGCGGTGAGCGCTTCGGTGATGTCGTTGAGAACGAGGGAGGCGTCCCTCAGGCCGCTGTGCACAAAGGCCTCCATCTGGCAGGCCTGCTGCGTGAAGTAGGCCTCTCCGTAATCCACGCGGACGGCCTCGCTGGCCCCGCTCCACATCTGCTGAGCCTCGGCCTGGACACCCTCCCTGGTCAAGATGCCCGTGGCGGCGATGAAGTTGCTGGGCTCAACAGCAACCACAGAGACTCCCCAGCGGTACATCTCCTGTCTCAGGCAGTCCGTGAAGGCCTCTACCCCAAACTTGGAGACGCAGTAGGAGGACCGCAGCGGACTGGCCATCCGGCCCAACATGCTGGTCACGTTGACAACCCGACCTGGGAAGGAGCAGAGGCAATTGGGAAGAGCCAAGGCCTGGTGCTGAAGGGCAGGAGCCACTTCCAGGGCTGGCCCTCCTCAAGGGGAAGCAGAGACGGCCTGGAAGTGGCTTCATCTGACCTGGGAGCTACCTCCCATCCCCTCCAAAGAATTCAGACACAAGGGGACCGATGTGGTTACTCAGCAGAGAGGGAAAGTAACTTTGTGCATGCCCAAAGGCACTGCTCATCTATATTATTTTCCATTTCCTTGGAAACCAGCTTTGGAGGTAAGCCTTGGTGAACAGAGACTCCAACAAagcccaatatttatttatttatttatcatttgttttatatcccacccttcctcccaggagaagcCCAGGGCTATGTTGGAAGTGTGGGAAACTGCAACTCAGATTTGAAGGTTGTAAACTGCATGCCACAAcggaggcgggggggggagtcctCCAAGGTGTTCCTTGGCTGTTCCTCTGACCTGTGTGCTCTACCTgccttccttccgttgtaaactgatacccTTGGAGAAGctgaccactccttcctcctcctcttcctctgaccattgaagggagaggaggaatcTCTCTCCTGCCGCATGGGGGCAAGGACCAAGACTggccattgtgcctccaacttagttagtgaGAACTAGATTGTCGGTCCAACTACGTATTTCTATGAATAAAGTTTCTTTTCTTATTTCTCAACCAGGTCTCAATGATTTAAAGCAGGGCAAAAGCTTGAATCCTTTATAGGTAAAGATCTCTGCTGATATTCAGTGATGACTCACTGTACATATGTGATTCTGAGGACTCACCATTTAGGCTCTAAGTTTTAGAGTGTGAGACCGTAAGCGGGTTCACATGCCAAGTGCACCTCAATTCCTGGCCACTTCTCTAATTAAAAGCGTTCCTCCTGTTATCTAAATATTCTATATGGAGTGGTGTCCTGGTTGTTCAAACACAGGACTATCCCACCCTCAAGTTGTCCCTCCTCAAGTAAAATGTCGAGGTGTATTTTAAGGGGAGATCTTTAGTAGGACTACACACTACACTGAACAGACTGGCAGCATCTGCTTGTGCAGTGGACTGAGTCCAGAAAATCCCAGCTtctcagttttaaaaaaatgttttctgggTCTTTCCTGTTGTGGAAATGAGAGGATTTGGGGGGGTGAATTGGCCATCCTGTTCCTGGAGTGGGGGTCAGAGAGCCCCGAGTGCCTTGCCCCGCTGTGCCTGCCCCCCCCTTATGGAGTTTGGAACTTCTCTCTGCCCAGTCCCCATTTCCCCAAGTTCCTTCAAAAAGATCCCTGCTCTGTGTTGTGGGACTGCCAAATATCATGCAGAATAAGCAAACATTTCCACATGTGTGACTTTGCATACTTTATCCTCTCCTGTCTCAAGATCTGGAGGGAGGGATCCTGGTCGTAggggtgctgctgctgcacccAGCTCCTGTAGGGGTTGCTGCTGCTCCAGCAGGAGTGCAGGACAGCCATGCCTCCAGCTCTGCCTGGGTTCGAGAGCTGCTCCTCCTCCCATGCCACTGCTGAGCCCACTTCTGCACCAGGAAGGTCTGCCAAATGCGTATGACCAAGAAGGGATGCCCCCTCTGGGTGCCCAGTCAACCCCAGCCCTTGGGGGCAGACTGATGTCCTCCATACCTCTCGCCCCACGGATCAGGGGCAGAAAAGCCTTTGTGACACGGATGGTCCCCCACAAGTTGACATCAGCGACACGTTTGTATTTTTCTATGCTGGTGAATTCCACATCCCCGAAGGAGGCAACTCCAGCGTTATTCACCAAGCCCCACAGACCTGCCAGGCAAACCAGGAGAAGGGTCCTGGGGAGTCTGCCACAGGAACAGGGCCGCTTCTCCCCCCAGGGACACCGGATCTCCCCCCAGTCCCCCCTCCCAGACTCTGAACAGCCCAAAGTAGGACCTGCCGGCGGAGGGCCAGAGGATTGCCTCGGGACACCCCTGGAACCAGCCTGCAGGGCGCACTCGACCCGCCTGCTTACTGCGCAGGTCTCCGAGACAGCCTTCAAGATGGGCACACACGGTCCCAATCCAATGGAAACGTCTTCTGCAG comes from the Rhineura floridana isolate rRhiFlo1 chromosome 7, rRhiFlo1.hap2, whole genome shotgun sequence genome and includes:
- the LOC133389638 gene encoding D-beta-hydroxybutyrate dehydrogenase, mitochondrial-like, with product MLGTPQRRSAALLSFPAVAGGLLLLLLGGRWGAVPGGCWCSGYCCIAAAALLVVVLLLLLCRRLPSLGSALPADGKAVLITGCDKGFGHALAKHLHAKGFTVFAGCLLKDQGGDGARELEQLGSERMWVLQLNVCSEEEVACALRFVVDSLSKGPEQGLWGLVNNAGVASFGDVEFTSIEKYKRVADVNLWGTIRVTKAFLPLIRGARGRVVNVTSMLGRMASPLRSSYCVSKFGVEAFTDCLRQEMYRWGVSVVAVEPSNFIAATGILTREGVQAEAQQMWSGASEAVRVDYGEAYFTQQACQMEAFVHSGLRDASLVLNDITEALTARHPCTRYNPMEAYWWVRLQAMTHLPTALADWLYAH